The following are encoded in a window of Bacillus xiapuensis genomic DNA:
- the infB gene encoding translation initiation factor IF-2: MDKSLKNKSSNQTKAGQNKQAGNRGKAGGKSPSGNKKGLNQGKGNNKNQGRNKNQAKRNNKPAPQQAPKVKELPEKITFTGSLTVSELAKKLNREPSEIIKKLFMVGIMATINQELDSDAIELIAGEYGVEVEEEVLIDKADLEIYFEQEDEGTLIERPAVVTIMGHVDHGKTTLLDSIRHTKVTEGEAGGITQHIGAYQIEAGDKKITFLDTPGHAAFTTMRARGAKITDITILVVAADDGVMPQTIEAINHAKAAEVPIIVAVNKIDKPTANPDRVMQELTEHGLVPEDWGGDTIFVPLSAKHGEGIDTLLEMILLVAEVEELKASPDRRAIGTVIEAELDKGRGSVATLLVQNGTLHVGDPIVVGNTHGRVRAMVNDIGRRVKTAGPSTPVEITGLNEVPLAGDRFVVFKDEKTARQIGEARAQEALQAQRSEKTRVSLDNLFEHMKQGEMKEINIVLKADVQGSLEAVAAALQKIEVEGVNVKIIHTGVGAITESDIILASASDAIVIGFNVRPDVNAKRAAEEEEVDVRLHRIIYKVIEEIESAMKGMLDPEFQEKIIGQAEVRQTFKVSKVGTIAGSYVTEGKVTRNSGVRLIRDGIVIFEGEIDALKRFKDDAKEVSQGYECGITIKNFNDVKEGDVIEAFIEEEIERK, from the coding sequence TTGGATAAATCGTTAAAGAATAAATCATCTAATCAAACAAAAGCTGGTCAGAACAAACAAGCAGGCAATAGAGGTAAAGCAGGGGGCAAATCGCCATCCGGCAACAAAAAAGGATTGAATCAAGGAAAAGGGAATAATAAAAATCAAGGCCGCAATAAAAATCAAGCCAAAAGAAATAATAAGCCGGCCCCGCAACAAGCCCCAAAAGTGAAAGAGCTGCCGGAAAAAATTACATTCACCGGTTCGTTAACGGTGTCAGAGCTTGCGAAGAAATTAAACCGTGAACCGTCAGAGATCATTAAAAAGCTCTTCATGGTAGGCATCATGGCAACCATTAACCAGGAACTTGACAGCGATGCTATTGAACTGATCGCCGGAGAATACGGCGTAGAAGTCGAAGAAGAAGTGCTGATTGATAAAGCGGATCTTGAAATTTATTTTGAGCAAGAAGACGAAGGGACCTTGATCGAACGCCCTGCTGTTGTGACAATTATGGGGCACGTCGATCATGGAAAGACAACTCTTCTGGATTCCATCCGGCACACGAAAGTAACGGAAGGAGAAGCCGGCGGCATCACTCAGCACATCGGCGCTTATCAGATCGAAGCGGGAGATAAAAAAATCACCTTCCTTGATACACCAGGGCACGCAGCCTTTACAACAATGCGGGCGCGCGGTGCGAAAATCACCGATATTACCATTCTCGTGGTTGCCGCTGATGACGGAGTCATGCCGCAAACCATTGAAGCCATCAATCACGCCAAAGCAGCGGAAGTTCCGATCATTGTGGCGGTGAATAAAATCGACAAACCGACAGCTAACCCGGATCGCGTCATGCAGGAATTGACTGAGCATGGCCTTGTGCCTGAAGACTGGGGCGGCGATACGATTTTCGTTCCTTTATCAGCCAAGCATGGAGAAGGAATTGATACGCTGCTGGAAATGATTCTGCTAGTGGCAGAAGTAGAGGAGTTAAAAGCCAGCCCAGATCGCCGCGCCATCGGTACAGTGATTGAAGCTGAACTGGATAAAGGACGGGGTTCTGTGGCGACATTGCTCGTGCAAAACGGAACCTTGCATGTGGGAGACCCTATTGTCGTCGGAAATACGCACGGCCGTGTGCGGGCTATGGTCAATGACATTGGCCGGCGCGTCAAAACAGCGGGGCCTTCTACTCCGGTAGAAATTACCGGACTCAATGAAGTTCCTTTAGCTGGAGACCGCTTTGTCGTATTTAAAGATGAAAAAACCGCCCGCCAAATTGGGGAAGCGCGTGCACAGGAAGCACTGCAGGCTCAGCGAAGCGAGAAAACCCGCGTCAGCTTAGACAACTTGTTTGAGCACATGAAACAAGGGGAAATGAAAGAAATAAATATCGTTTTAAAAGCGGATGTGCAAGGTTCGCTTGAAGCGGTGGCGGCTGCTCTGCAAAAGATTGAAGTAGAGGGCGTCAATGTAAAAATAATTCACACAGGCGTTGGTGCTATCACAGAATCTGATATTATCCTCGCTTCCGCTTCCGATGCCATCGTGATCGGCTTCAACGTCCGTCCGGATGTGAATGCTAAGCGGGCGGCGGAAGAAGAAGAGGTGGATGTTCGTCTCCATCGCATTATTTACAAAGTAATTGAAGAAATCGAGTCAGCTATGAAAGGCATGCTTGATCCTGAATTCCAAGAAAAAATTATTGGTCAAGCGGAAGTGCGCCAAACGTTTAAAGTATCAAAAGTGGGAACTATTGCCGGTTCTTATGTGACAGAGGGCAAGGTGACCCGCAACAGCGGCGTGCGTTTAATCCGTGACGGAATTGTAATTTTTGAAGGGGAAATCGATGCGCTTAAGCGTTTCAAAGATGATGCCAAAGAAGTCAGCCAAGGCTACGAATGCGGCATTACCATCAAGAACTTCAATGATGTGAAAGAAGGAGACGTTATTGAAGCCTTTATT